In Nodosilinea sp. PGN35, the genomic stretch AGCCCATCCTTCGTTACCTGATGGTGGAGACCGCCAACGGTCTGCTCAGCGGCGACTCCGCCATCTTTGGGCGACTGATCGAAAAGGTAGAAGAAATTAACCGCAGCACCTGATCCGGCGAAAGCCAGCTCATGCTCTACGACCCCGAAAAGGAAGCCGAGTACATCGCCGAGCAGGGGTTGCTGACGGGCGACCCGAACGTTCTGGAGAAACGCACCGGCACCGATGCCACCGTCACCGCCGAAGCAAACGCCCTGGAATCCATCATCACCGCCGGGAACCTGAAGGACGACGATGACCTCTTAGCGATGCTTCTAGGCGGCGAGGAAGCAGATGCCAGAAGTCAGGATTCAGAAGTCACCGTCCAAAATCCAAAATCTAAACTCCAAAACTCCACCCCTTCCCGCATCCGCTTCTACCGCGACATGGCTTTTCTCAAAGAGGCCTACGGACTATTGCGAGAGACCAAACGCGACTACCCCGACCTAGAGGAGTCAGACAAAATGGTCACCCTGACGGCCCCAACAGACCTGAAGCGGCGACTCGGGTCGCCCTCCCAAAAGGAGAGCGTGATTTTTGGCGCGACAGCTATCCCCGAAGAAGCTTGGCCCGAGCATGACCAGTTTCGGCTAACGGAAGACGTAGAGCGGGTGAAGCTGGCGATTACCGCCGCCCGCAATACCTCGGGCTACTGGTCGAAGGAACTGCTGTGCAGCGAAACCCACCCGATTATGCAGTGGCTGGTGGAGCGGCTGCTGATGGAGTTTGCCCGAGGGGAAGCGCCGATCATCACCTCTAAGCGCCTAGCGGTGGGGGAGCTGGCCTTTTGCTTTATGGGTCAGGTGCCCTCGAAGGCGGGTACGCCGCTGGTGGTGGATGCTCACGCCGTGCGGATTTTGCCCAAGGGCAAGAGCGAAATCCTCAGCCTAGAGCAAACCCTCAGCGATGCTGGGTTTGGAACCCTGGCTAATATCAATCGCCCGGCGGAAACCCAATCGGCTCAGCTGCTGCTGTCGGCAGCGGTGGATGCCAGCCTCGAACACCTCAAAGCCCTAGAGCAGGATCGCCAGAGCCGCGTCATGCCCCTGCTGCGCCAGGAAGAACGCCGCCTACGTGACTGGCGACGCAAGCGGCAGGAGATTATTGATCGCCGCCTGACTGACCTCGACTCCACTAGCGCCACCGCCAAACGCCTGCGCCAGGAACGCGACGACATGGCGAAATACATTAAGGACCGCCAGCAGCACTGGCGCGACATGCACCTGCTGCCGGGCGAATCTCCCATTACCCGCCTGTTGCTGGTGATTGAGGGAGTGGGTTAGCGATAATGGGAAAACCGATTCTCAGCCTGACCCTTGATCTAGACAACTGGCAAATCACCCAAGGACACCCATGGCCACAATTGAAATACAGGTTCCAGAAGAAGTGTTGATTAGCTTGAAAGAAACACCAGCGAGTATTTCTCAAGAGCTAACTAGACTAGCGGCGGTCAAGCTGTTTGAAATGGGCAAGTTATCGTCGGGGCGGGCGGCCCAATTGGCGGGTATGTCTCGGGTCGCGTTTTTAATGACCCTGGGGCGCTACCATGTCTCGCCTTTTCAACTGACAGCTGAAGAGCTCGAACAAGATATCCAAAATGCCTGAACGTCCTGTTGTCGTCAATACCTCGCCACTACTGTATCTGCATCAGGTTTCCCACCTCGAGCTGCTCCGCAGGCTGTATCAGCAGATTCAAGTGCCTACCGCCGTCATTCAAGAGCTTGACGTGGGGCGATCGCAGGGTATTGATGTGCCAACGTTGGCTGATATGGCTTGGATAACCCCTGTAGCCTTGCCCTCACCAGAGTTAATTCCCAATGAGACTGATCTAGGCAAGGGCGAAGCTGCGGTGATTGCGGTTGGTCTACCTCAAGCAAACTGTCTACTGGTTTTAGACGATCAACTAGGTCGTCAAATTGCCCAGCTTTACGGGTTGTCTTGTACTGGAACCCTGGGAATTTTATTAAAGGCCAAACAGCTGGGCTATATCGATGAAGTTCAACCTCTAATTCGACAGTTACAGCACTGCGGTATGTGGCTAGGTGAGAAACTGATTGAGCAAATTCTTAAACAAGCTGGGGAATAGGTGCTTTAAGGGAACTGGGAGGACAAATGATAACGTTGCAAGCCATCCAAACCACCCTGCGGCAGCACTTGCCTGAGGTGCAGCACAGGTACCACGTTCAGCGACTAGGCATCTTTGGCTCCTTCGTTCGGGGTGAGCAAACAGAATCTAGCGATATTGATGTTTTAGTGGAGTTTGACCCAACCGCTCGGTTTGGGCTGCTGACCTTCTGCCAGCTGGAAAATGAACTCAGCGATCTACTCAACCGCAAAGTCGATCTGGTGATGAAAGACGGGCTCAAGCCCCGCCTTGGAGAGCGCATTTTGGAAGAGGTTGTGTATCTATGACCTCTCGACAGATTGAAGATTACCTAAGAGACATGCTTGACGCTATAGACGCGGTTGAAGAGTTTACGGCGGGTATGAGTTTTGAAGACTTTGAAGCCGATCAAAAAACAGTGTATGCCGTAATCCGAGCGATCGAAATCGTTGGAGAAGCTACTAAGACAATTCCTCAGCCCCTGCGGGGAAAATATACCCAAGTGCCTTGGAAGAGCATTGCTGGCATGCGCGATAAGGTCATTCATCAGTACTTTGGGGTAAATCTCCGGGTCATTTGGGACACCATTAAGCAGGATTTTCCAGCCCTTCAACCAACAATCGCTCAGATGCTCAGCGATCTGTCTAACGACTAACGCTCTTCTACCCCCTTGCTCCCCGCCACTACCCTGCCCATGCCTCTCGATTTAGCTATCCAAAACGTCGGCGAATATTACTCTTCTCACTACCTCGACACCACCTTTGGCCGAGATACCAAAAACCTGCTGAAGGAGTGGCGAGAGGCTGGGGCCAATGCCACTCCTCGACGGCTGAAGAAGCTGAGCCAGCGCTATTTTCGCGCCAAGGCTCAGGCGTTGGAAGAACTCAACCCGGCCCAGCGCCATACTGCTGGGCCAGAGATCGCCGCCTGGCACGGGTACCTGATGCAGGCCCTGGGCTACGACCACCTCCAGCGGCAAGACCTGTTTGTAGAAGGGGGGCATGGGGTGGTGCCGGTGCTGGGAGTGCTGAAGCGGTTTGGCCAGCCCTGGTTAGTGATTTGCGAAAGCCTGTTCTGCATCCCCGATGGCAGCTTGCCCGATGGGGCCGCCACGGAAGACCCCCTGGAGGCCAGCCCTCGACCCGACCAGCGCACCGACCCCAGCCAACCTCTAGTGCAGGGCGACTGGACTCGGGCGATTGGCGAAATCTTCAAGACCGAGGAGCCGCCCCGCTGGGTGCTGCTGCTGGGGGGCAGCCGCATTTTGCTGATCGATCGCAAAACCTTTGCCAATGGTCGCTGGCTGGCCTTTGATCTGGACGATGCCTTTGGCTGCAGCGAAACCACCACCTTTGAGCAACTCGCCACCTTTCTAGCGCGGGAAACCCTGGCCCCCGATGGCGAATCCGCCGACCTAATCCACGACACCCTGGAGGAGCAGAGCCACAAGCTGGCCCACGGGGTGACGGAAAACCTGCAAGCGGCGGTGCGAGAGGCGATCGAGCTGCTGGCCAACGAGTGGGTGCGCGATCGCCGCCGCCGCAAGCGCTCCATCACCACCGTCAACCCCGGTGAGCTGGCCCTCGACGACCAGGAGCTGGATGGCACCCAGCGGGTCACCGCCGAACAACTGCGCCACGAAGCCCTCACCTACGTCTACCGGCTAATCTTCTGCTTCTACGCCGAGGCCCACGGAGCGGAGCTGGGGGTGCTGCCGATCAACGATGGGGCCTATCGCCTGGGCTACAGCCTGGAAGCCCTGCGGGATTTGGAACTGGTGCCTCTGTCGGAACAGGCCGCCGAGGGCAGCTACTTTCAGACCCATCTGGATCGCCTGTTTACCCTGATCCACCAGGGGTTTCATCCCCAGCAGGCGGAGGCCAACCCGACCAGGGCCTGCTCTCCCTGGCGGGCACCACCCGCACCTTCACCATTCCACCGCTGACTGCTACCCTGTTTGACCCCAAGGCCACCCCCCTGCTGGCCCAGGCCCAGCTATCCAATGCCTGCCTGCAACGGGTGATTCGCTGCCTGTCGCTGAGCTACGACAGCGGCACCCGCACCACGGGCCGGGTCAACTATGCCGACCTGGGCATTAACCAGTTGGGGGCGGTGTATGAGGGGTTGCTGTCGTTTTCGGGCATGTTTGCCGACACCGACCTGATCCAGGTGAAGCGGGCTAAGGATGACTTTGGCAAGACCAAGACCCAAACCTGGTTTGTGCCCCAGGAGCGGCTGGAGGAGTTCAAAAAAGATGAGGTGGAACGCCTGGCCGATGGCAAACCCCGCATCTACCCCAGGGGCTCGTTTATTCTGCACCTGTCGGGGTTAGACCGAGAGCAGACCGCCTCTTACTACACGCCGGAGGTGCTGACCAAGTGCCTGGTGGAAGAAACCCTGCGGCCCCTGCTGAAGGACTACACCCCCGCCGATGCCGACAAAATTCTTACCCTGACGGTGTGCGAACCGGCCATGGGCAGCGGGGCTTTTTTGAACGAAGCGGCGAACCAACTGGCTGCCCGCTACCTGGAGCTAAAGCAGCAGCAGCTCGGCGTTTCCATCGACCCGGCAGACTACCCCGACGAACTGCGCCGCACCCGTCACTACATCACCACCCGCAACCTCTACGGGGTAGACCTCAACCCCACGGCGGTGGAACTGGGGGCACTGTCGCTGTGGTTGAATACGATGCACCGGGTGAAGGCGAGTGGGGGAGTAGGGGAGTGGGGGAGTGGGGGAGTGGGGGAGTGGAGGAGGGGATGAATGGGAGCGTAGATGCTCCAACCCCATCACCCCATTACCCCTCCACCCCATCACCCGCCTTCACTCGCGGGGCCACGCCCTGGTTTGGCCTGCGCCTGCGACCGGGCAACAGCCTGATCGGTGCGCGGCGGGCGGTGTGGACGAAGGCGCAATTGCTGAGTGGTCAACACCTGAAAAGCGGCGATGAGGCGGTGGAGCCGCGCCAGCTGAAGCCGGGGGAAGCCCGCCAGCCCCAGGAGGTGTACCACTACCTGGTGTTTGACCCGGATATGGTACCCACGGCGGGGGATGCCCTGGTGCGGCAGTATCAGCGGGAGGAGTCTGACCGGGCGAAGCTGTGGATTCGCAACACGGTGAAGGCCCGCTGGACGGAGCCGGAGGTGGATCTGGCGCTGGCGGTGAGCGACCTGATCGATGCCCATGAGCAGCGCTATAGTGAAGAACGCCAGGCTGCCCTGGCCCAAACCCAATGCCCCGCCAGCGTGTGGCCCCACCCGCCCACGACCGAACCCGGCCCCAGCTTGGCCCTGCAAGAGAAGGTGAAAGCCAGCCTAGAGGCGGCATCGGGCAGTTTTCAACGGCTGAAGCTGTTGATGGATTCGTGGTGTGCCCTGTTTTTTTGGCCGTTGGATGAGGTGGCGGCGTTGCCTAGCCGGGAGGATTTTTTGGAAGCGGCGCAGTTGCTGCTTGGCCCTCACCCCCAGCCCGTTTCCCAGGGAGCGGAGGGAGCCGATCGCATCAACCTTGAACCTGAAACCTCGAACCTTGCACCCCTAAACATCAAACAATTTCGCCTCAACTTCGACGGGGCAGAACTGTTGCGCGCCACCGCCGCCGATGCCCTGGATGCGGAGGTGCTGGGGAATGCGGTGCCCTGGTACCGGGTGAGCCGAGAGATTGCCACCAAAGCCCAGTTTAACCATTGGGAACTGGCCTTTCCTGAGGTGTTGGGCCAACAGGCTACCCAGTCGGCAGGGTTTGATCTGATTTTGGGAAATCCGCCGTGGTTAAAAGTAACTTGGGCAGACGCATCGTTGCTTTGCGATTTTGAACCATTACTAGGTGTCAAAAGTGCTCGTAGTGCAGTTTTCAATAAAGAACGTACGAAAATCCTTAATCGTCAACAAAATCTTCAAGAGTATTTATGCTCTCAAAGAATAAGCTTAGGAAACATTGCTTTTTTGAACAACCATAAACTCTATAAAGTTCTGAGAGGTAGCCAAACAAATTTATACAGAAATTTTGTCGTAACAGCCTGGAAGATATTAGGGCCAAATCGTTTTGGTGGTCTTTTACATACCGAAGGTTCCTATGACGATCCAAATGGCGGACTCTTCAGGCTCTCTTATTATCCTAGATTGGTTTATCATTATCACTTTAAAAAAGAATTAAAATTATTTGACGATGTTCATGATCAAGCTGAATTCAGTATCAATGTATTCAGCAGGGATCAGTCAAATGTTTATTTTGAGCAAATAGTTAATCTTTATCATCTCACTACTATTACTTCTTCACGCTCACATACAGATCCATGTCAACCTGTTCCTGGCCTGAAAACTGATGATGGAGCTTGGAATATTCAAGGTCATAGAGATCGTTTGGTGGAAATCAATGGTGACTCTCTCAAAATTTTTCATTCTCTTGTAGAAGATAGCTCTAAACCGATATGTTCAGCGAGACTTTTAAAACTCCATGTCAGGCAATTAGTTGAAGTGATCGATAAGATTAATAATTCTCAAAAATGGTTGCCCCTGTTAGAGGGAAAGTACTTTGCGACAGAACTATTCCATGAGTCTAATGACCAGCGAAGCGGAATCATAACAAGATTTGATAATCCAAGTTTTCAACCTAATCTCACTAGACAAATGATCGTCAGCGGACCTCATTTTTATGTTGGAACTCCCTTGAATCGGACGGCTCGAAAAAATGTGAACATAGAAATGCTTACGATGAAATTGATTTAGCTAGAATCTCTAGCAATTATCTTCCTAGAACTGTTTACAGGCCAGGAGACCAGAAAGAAGATATAAGTGAATTTATTAAATCTATTCCCCTGTTTAATCTAAAGCCAATTTCAGATTCATATAAATTTTTAAACAGGAAAATGGTGAGTTCAAGCAATGAAAGAACTCTAATGACTGCATTGATGCTGCCAGGAATCACTCATATATTTTCTGTTGTCTCTGTGACTTTTGAGGATTTCTTTGATCTGCTTGGTTTTACATCCACTACCCATTCAATCATCGCAGACTTTTTAATTCGTGTTTCTGGTCGATCCAATGTCATGGAATCAGATCTGAAGATAATTCCCAAAATCTCCGATCCCTGGCTCACCCCTATCATGCATCGCGGCCTGCGCCTCAACGCCCTCACCACCCACTACGCCGACCTCTGGGCCTCCGTCGCCCTCCCCGGCCTACCCCAAGACCACTGGGCCAGCCAAAGCGAGATATTGGTGAACGCAGCAGCAGCTTGGGAAAATCAAAACGAAGATCCCACACCCAAAACCTACCCCTACGAAGCCCCCTGGCCCGCCCTCACCCCCACCACCTGGACCTGGCACTCCCCCCTCCGCAGCGACTACGCCCGCCGCCAAGCCCTCCTCGAAATTGACGTGCTGGTTGCCCTAGCCCTCGGCCTCACCCTCGACGAACTCCAGACCATCTACCGCGTGCAATTCCCCGTCATGCGCCAATACGAAATCGCCGACGAATACGACGCCCACGGTCGCCTCATCCCCAGCCCCCACCGCAAAACCGCTGGCGGCACAGAGGTACGCAACGCCCGCAAAACCTGGGACGGCGAAACCCCTCTCACCGTCAGCTGGCAAATCGACGACGGCCTCCAAACCATCACCAAAACCTTCTACCCACCCTTTAGCCGTGTCGATCGCGAAAGCGATTACGACTACGCCTACCATGTCCTAAAACAGAAGTACGGTGTTAAAGAGACCCCGCAGCCCTCACCCTAAATCCCTCTCCCTGGAGGAGAGGGACTTTGAGGAATACTTCCGGCTCCCCTCTCCCCAAGGGAGAGGGGCTGGGGGTGAGGGCTTCCCCCAGCGCACCCACAGACCAACCTAGGAACACCCAATGCAAGCGATCGAATTTGAAACCCGCATCGAAAATGGGGCGATTCTCATCCCCGCTCAATATCAAACAGCCTTCGGCGACAGCCTTCAGGTCAAAGTCATTCTGCTCAAACCAGAGCCAACCCCAGAGGATAAGGATGATCTGATCGCCGAACTGCTGGCCCATCCCCTCGAAATTGATAACTTCATGCCCACAACCCGCGACGAACTCTATGACCGCTAGCCCCGCTCAACCCGGCCCCTGCTTTGTAGACTCTAATATTTGGCTCTATGCCTTCAACCGCAAGCAAGACGAAGCAAAACACCAATTGGCAAAAGCGATCGTAGACAAAACAGGCCTATGGGTCAGCACTCAGGTCATGAACGAAGTCTGCAAAAACATGATCCAAAAAGCCAGCTTTGACGAAGTCCAGATAGCCAAAGCCATTGCCGCCTTTTACAAACGCTGTCAGGTCACCCCGCTTTCTCAAGCAATCCTGCTTCAAGCTTCAGCCCTACGCACCCGCTATCAACTCTCCTTCTGGGATAGCATTATCCTTGCGGCTGCCTTAGCGTGTGGTGCCGATACCCTTTACAGCGAAGATATGCAAAACGGCCTCTCCATAGAGAATCGCCTCATCATCGTTAACCCCTTCTCCAGAGCTGAAGACAATGGGAGATAAGGTTGGAACATGGACAGCACTACGCTTACCGAAGCAGCCCTCAAGCTCTCACCCTTTGAGAGAGCACAGCTCATCGACGCGCTGTGGCAGAGCCTAGACCCAGCCGAGCAAACCGCCATTGACCACGCCTGGCTAGAAGAATCTAAGGATCGCCTAGCCGCCTACCGACAGGGCGAAATTGAAGTGATCGACGGCGAGAGTGCCCTTTCAGCTCTGAGAGCCGACTGACCTTACCTTGAAATAGGGGTGCGCATGTAACTTGTGTTACCAAAAGCTTAAGAGTTACGGATGCGTAAGCCAGGTTTACTACTATAGACCTAGGGTATAAGCATAAATACTTTGGCAGTGCGCCATCCACTTCATTGAGTTGCTTTGCAGTTGCAGCAGCCCCTTATTCGACCAAAGCATTTTTTCAGAATAAGCCCTAGCTCATATTTGATTTAGTTAGCCTCACCTGTGGGGCGTAGCTTTGTGCGTCTTTTTGCTAAGCCATTTAGGGAGGCTTTGCGATGAATTTTCCATTTATCATTGATGTTGCCATCAGCCTGATTCTGATTTTCTTGGTGGGCAGCTTACTCGCTTCAGAAATACAAGAACTAATTAGCACAGTTTTGCAGTGGCGGGCAAAACACCTGAAAGAGTCAATTGAGTCGCTACTCTCCGGTGGTTTGAGCACCACCAACGAAGACGTCGTCAAGGACTTGGTTGATAAAATTTATGACGACCCCTTAATCAAAGGCATTAACCAGGAAGCGCGTGGTGTAGCCCGCTATGTCAGAAGGTTTGGGCGCTGGGTGCTGTACTGCATAGATTTCAAAAAAATCTTTGGGGGCAATAAAACCACCGGGCCATCCTACATGGTAGCCGACACATTTACTATGGCCCTGACCGAGCAACTGGGGCTGACGCTCTTGGCCCGCAAGCTGATAGAAGTCCGCCTCACCAATTTCTCTAAACGCATTATTGGCCTGGTAAATGTCAAGGAAGAGGTTTCCCGCAGCAGTGGTCACTATACTCGATCAATCGAAATACCCCTTGATCAAGACGAAAAGCTAAATCGACTGTGGAATAAGGGCCGAGTTCGGCTAATTGCGGAAAAATCTGGCTTTAGCAACCTTGATAGTGATCCGGAATTTAAAGCCCTAGTGGATGAATTTGTAGATATCGTTATTGACTTTAAAGCTGGGGAAAACGATCTCTCAACCAGCATTATTCGTATGGAGGAAAGCTTTACTGCCTATATTGCTAGTGTGGAAGGCAGTATTCCTGATCAATCGGCAGAACCGTTAGATATAGATACTCCACAGCCCGACCATAAGGCCTTTGCTAAACAGTTGAAAAATCTTAAGAAGAACGTGTTTGGCAATCAGGGCGATCGCGCCCTGGCTTCCAATTTGTTACGCCCCTCGTTAGTAGAGTTTGCCGAACTGTTAGACACAACCAGCCAAACTTACCAAGAGATTCAGGAAAGTTTTCAAGACTTGGTAGAAAAAGGAGGAAAACTCGATCCGCAAGTCAGTGAAAAGGTGCTAAACACCCTGCTGGCGACTAGCGATACTACCCTACTGGAGCAGCAGCTTATCTTGAGAAACGCACCCAACATCATCGCAAATCTGGAGAAGCTACATCCCCAGCCCAGCCAACGCTACCTGCCCGCCCTCTTGACCAGGCAGCACAAAATTGAGGAATTAAAAGAAAAACTCAAGCAGCAATTTCCCGACACCAGCCAATTTTGCTGTCGCATCAAGGTGCCAGCGGCGGCGCGATCGCAAAAAGCAAAGGCGATCGCAGTAGAACTTCGCAAAGCTACTGGGCAAAATCGCAAAGATATCCAAACCATTCTGCGAAAACTGAGCGAGGCAGAGCGCAATGCCCTCATTAAACATGTTCTCAAAAGCCTCGATGATAGCCAACTGTACAGCAATCTCTCCAGCAGCCAGACTGAAGCCCCCCACTTAGGACTGGTGGACTGCGTGCTTGACCACATGCCCAACGACGAGCGACATCTGCTAATTTACAGTGCTATCTCCCAACTCAGCCGCGATAAGGAATGGGCACCGGAGTACGAGGCCAAACAGCGATCGCTTTATGCCAACTACGATGCTTACAAACGGGTCTACATCGTTCTCGACCAACTGCCCGGAGCCGTGAAAGATAGCTTTGTCACCCTGGCGAAACGGTCTCAAAGTAAGGTCGGCAAGGTGGAAGGCAATGTAGAGCAATTTCGCACAGAGATGTCTGCCTGGTTCGATCAATCCATGGAGCGCAGCTCTGGCGTCTACAAACGCAACGCTAAGCTGGTGTCTTTGCTGCTGGGGGTTGCGATCGCGGTTGCATTTAATATAGATGCCCTCTACGCTACCTCCCGTCTCTCCAATGATGAGAACCTGCGCCGGGTAGTCACAGAAACCGCTATTGGTCTTTCTAAAGATGAAACGACTGACACTGCTGAGGAAACAAGCTCTGCAGTAGATTCCGATCCTGCGCCAGGGAGACGTCCTAAGGAACTTACAGACATTAGACGGGAAACTCATGAAGCCCTGCAAGATCTGGTGTTACCCATTGGCTGGAATCCAAAAAATCTGGCTGAACAGCTGGGATGTTCCATCACAGATCCAGACAATAGTATGAATGAATGGGATGACTTCTATCAAGCTTGTGAGGTTCTAACAGTTAACGAGAATCCAGCAAGTTCCACAAGCGCTACTGGTAATAAGAAAGAGAACTGGATTACTCGAAACTCTCGCTTAGGTTGGAATCTTCTACTGCATCATAAGGCAACAAGTTTTCGGATGGCTATTGGCTGGCTCAGTGCTGGGTTTGCCATTTCCATGGGCGCACCCTTCTGGTTTGAAGTCTTAAATAAGCTGGTTAACGTCCGCAATACTGGCAAAAAACCAGAATCCTCAGTGTCCACATCGTCAGAACGAACAGCGAAAACGAGTTAGGCAAACAACACTGAGATCTCAGCCCCTTCTTTCCTGACAAGAGGGGGGATTGGGATGAGAAGCAAAATCATTAGCGGGCTTAATTTTCTAAGCTTTCTATACGTCAGGCCAAAAAGTATGAAGCACATTTAAAAGCTTCAAAGAGGGTATTGAGTAAATGCTAGCCTTGGATTTTTAATCACTTTTGCAACCAATAAATTGTCTATTTAGGATTGAGTTTAAATGTTCAAGAATGTGTCATAAGGGCTGCGATTCAGACGGCTTGTTTTATTCTATTTATGTAAGTCATAAGGCTTGCGATTTGCGTTGCAGTCTTTCGGCTTAGAATTTGCTAAATGGAGGAAGATTATGATTGGCGTATCTTCTAAGGGTCTTGCTCTGATTAAAGGCTTTGAAGGTTTTTCGGCAGTAGCCTATCGGTGTC encodes the following:
- a CDS encoding PIN domain-containing protein codes for the protein MTASPAQPGPCFVDSNIWLYAFNRKQDEAKHQLAKAIVDKTGLWVSTQVMNEVCKNMIQKASFDEVQIAKAIAAFYKRCQVTPLSQAILLQASALRTRYQLSFWDSIILAAALACGADTLYSEDMQNGLSIENRLIIVNPFSRAEDNGR
- a CDS encoding nucleotidyltransferase family protein, giving the protein MITLQAIQTTLRQHLPEVQHRYHVQRLGIFGSFVRGEQTESSDIDVLVEFDPTARFGLLTFCQLENELSDLLNRKVDLVMKDGLKPRLGERILEEVVYL
- a CDS encoding DUF3368 domain-containing protein, which encodes MPERPVVVNTSPLLYLHQVSHLELLRRLYQQIQVPTAVIQELDVGRSQGIDVPTLADMAWITPVALPSPELIPNETDLGKGEAAVIAVGLPQANCLLVLDDQLGRQIAQLYGLSCTGTLGILLKAKQLGYIDEVQPLIRQLQHCGMWLGEKLIEQILKQAGE
- a CDS encoding addiction module protein translates to MDSTTLTEAALKLSPFERAQLIDALWQSLDPAEQTAIDHAWLEESKDRLAAYRQGEIEVIDGESALSALRAD
- a CDS encoding DNA methyltransferase; this translates as MIRCLSLSYDSGTRTTGRVNYADLGINQLGAVYEGLLSFSGMFADTDLIQVKRAKDDFGKTKTQTWFVPQERLEEFKKDEVERLADGKPRIYPRGSFILHLSGLDREQTASYYTPEVLTKCLVEETLRPLLKDYTPADADKILTLTVCEPAMGSGAFLNEAANQLAARYLELKQQQLGVSIDPADYPDELRRTRHYITTRNLYGVDLNPTAVELGALSLWLNTMHRVKASGGVGEWGSGGVGEWRRG
- a CDS encoding UPF0175 family protein, with translation MATIEIQVPEEVLISLKETPASISQELTRLAAVKLFEMGKLSSGRAAQLAGMSRVAFLMTLGRYHVSPFQLTAEELEQDIQNA
- a CDS encoding DUF86 domain-containing protein, producing the protein MTSRQIEDYLRDMLDAIDAVEEFTAGMSFEDFEADQKTVYAVIRAIEIVGEATKTIPQPLRGKYTQVPWKSIAGMRDKVIHQYFGVNLRVIWDTIKQDFPALQPTIAQMLSDLSND